Genomic segment of Candidatus Jordarchaeales archaeon:
CGAAATGGCGAGGCGCCCTATGTCGCCACCCGGGAAGAATATAGGGTCAACGGTGTGCCCATCTGTTGTTACGACAATGTTAACGCCCTCTAACGGTATAGTTGCTCCATCGTCAAGCTCATCCAGCCCTATCCCGCCTGGAACCTTCCGCTTTCTGATCAACGGAAGAATAACTTCTTTGATCAGTTTCTCCATGGCTACTCCGCCAGCTCCATGGGCCAGCTCAATAACCTCTTGAAGTCCCGTTTAAACCACCTCCAAAAACATGCTTAAACCTGCAAAATGATTATTCTCGGAACTGCCAACATCTCTGGAACGTCACGGACACTTTTGCCCGATGAATTTATATTCCCTTTCACATTTTTGAAATCTCTGAACGACTTGTGGAGGCCTCCCAAAATGGGCGTTTGGCAAGGCAGGTCTAAGAGGAAACCCACTGGTGGCAAACTTAGGCCAGCTCGGGGAAAGAGAAAGTATGAGATGGGACGTGAACCCACCGAAACACAGGTAGGAGATACAGAAAAACGAAAGAAGATCCGGGTGCGTGGCGGTAACTTTAAAATTAGGTTGAAAGTGGCATCCTACGCAAACGTCACAGACAAGACTACGGGGAGAACTGTTAAGGTCAAGATCCTAGATCTGGTGAAGAACCCAGCCAGTGTAGATTACACCCGCCGCAAGATAGTAACAAAGGGTTCAATCATAAAGACGGAGCTAGGGTTAGCGCAAGTCACGAGCAGACCGGGCCAAGATGGCGTAGTGAACGCTGTCCTAATAGAGGCTAAATAAGACGCATAGAAAGTTACTCCTTCTGTATTATTTGAATGTTTTTAATGGTACACTCCCTTCCGCCAACTATCTTCGTTGAGTTACTTCCACAGTTTGGACACTTCAAAGACAATGATAATAGTTGGGGGATGTGTGGGGTCTCGTCTAACTCTTCCCTCTTAACTTCCCCCTCGTAGCCACACTCTAAACATTTAATGACACCAGGCTTGATAACTATTTTAATGGTCGCCCCTTCCGCTATGGTTCCCTCAGCGGCGGTTTCTAGTCCAAATTTCAAGTACTCTGGGTTTAATAGCGTGAGCTCTCCTAACTCCAAGTTTATCTCCGTCACTCTCTTCGCATTATTTTCTAGGGCCGCTTTAATCACGGTGTCAATTATCATCAAAGCGGTGGAGAACTCATGCAATCTAAAAACACCCGGCAAACTTGTGCTCCTAAAATGTTTAAAAGCGTTTTTAAGGGAGAGTAATGTCAGGTGGTGTCATTGAGGAGAAGAGGTATATTCATAGTCTACCCTGAATACTTCGATTCCAAACTAAGCAGACGTGGAGGGCGAAGGGTTCCTTTGAGCCTTGCTGTTCCAAATCCGACAGTAGATGAACTTGCATCTATTGCACATAAGCTTGGATGGCGTTTTAATGTCGAAACGGATGCGTCGTATCCAAGGTGCTGGTGGAACAGGAGGGGGAGGCTCGTGGTGGAAAAAGGCGTTATGAAGAAAGGGAAAGCTATGCTTACCTTAGCCAGGAACCTTAAAGCATTGCGGGAGAGCAAGCAAATGCCTCCAAAGGTAGGGGGATCCGTTTGAAGCGTTTGGGAAAAGCTCTCCACGTTTCCTCTGCGGGCAATATAGTGGTTCAGGCGGATAAAGCTCCAGCTATTGGAAGCGTGGTCGTCAACGAAAAAATCGAAGAGGTCGGCTTGGTATACGACGTAATAGGCCCTGTAAGCCGACCCTACGTTGTCGTAAGGCCGAAAGAAAATGTGGACGCGAAAAGTTATGTTGGAAGACTCCTTTACATCCGCGTGGAAGACAAAAAACAGGCGAAGAAAGCGGCGAAAAGCGCCACTAAAACCTCGAAGCCGAAAGCTCCCTAAGCGAGTCAAGTAATACCTTAACGGGTGCGTCCGTCTTAATAGCTACGGGACTAAAATGAGTTTTAAAAGCTGAAAACCCCTTCTTCTTCAAAAACTCGACTACTTCTCCTATAGATGGACATGGAACGCGAGCAGCCGAACATACGTTGTGAATATTGTAGTAGAGTGGCGGCGCGCTCGCCTCCGACAGAAGCTGCTCCAAGAGGCTTAACGCCTCACTCATTTTCTTCTCTTCAGCCACCTTAATCACTTCACCTAGGAAGCCCTCTTCCTGGAGTGAGCCGCACCAAAGTGGGCCGGCCAGTCTTACAT
This window contains:
- a CDS encoding Gar1/Naf1 family protein, which encodes MKRLGKALHVSSAGNIVVQADKAPAIGSVVVNEKIEEVGLVYDVIGPVSRPYVVVRPKENVDAKSYVGRLLYIRVEDKKQAKKAAKSATKTSKPKAP
- a CDS encoding signal recognition particle subunit SRP19/SEC65 family protein, with protein sequence MRRRGIFIVYPEYFDSKLSRRGGRRVPLSLAVPNPTVDELASIAHKLGWRFNVETDASYPRCWWNRRGRLVVEKGVMKKGKAMLTLARNLKALRESKQMPPKVGGSV
- the hypA gene encoding hydrogenase maturation nickel metallochaperone HypA, which produces MHEFSTALMIIDTVIKAALENNAKRVTEINLELGELTLLNPEYLKFGLETAAEGTIAEGATIKIVIKPGVIKCLECGYEGEVKREELDETPHIPQLLSLSLKCPNCGSNSTKIVGGRECTIKNIQIIQKE
- a CDS encoding 30S ribosomal protein S8e, giving the protein MGVWQGRSKRKPTGGKLRPARGKRKYEMGREPTETQVGDTEKRKKIRVRGGNFKIRLKVASYANVTDKTTGRTVKVKILDLVKNPASVDYTRRKIVTKGSIIKTELGLAQVTSRPGQDGVVNAVLIEAK